Proteins encoded together in one Impatiens glandulifera chromosome 1, dImpGla2.1, whole genome shotgun sequence window:
- the LOC124919390 gene encoding putative E3 ubiquitin-protein ligase XBAT34, whose amino-acid sequence MGQQQSKDELLYQQVNYCNIEGIKALHRDGSGLEWVDRDGKTPLIAACLNSELYSVAKTLIELGANVNAYRPGLHAGTPLHHAAKRGLEQTVKLLLSHGANALIMNDGCQTPLDVARAKGHNNVVRAIENHICLFAGWLREIYGPGFLEAFVPQLLSRKVWVVVLPNGSSRDLSKPFKLELAMYSTVQDAQPRTRIPLWKANLEEPNFSVADPTVIIVDISNKTRIKLGSANVSDKHQLQMFCNACKGIPQVIHSTLPIIAQMPIAPPAAVPEEEDKELAMAIRASLQSAMEVGPAHTNTSNASSSNNYNGWDTSTNPSSETLQSAMEVGPAHTNTSNASSSNNYNGWDTSTNPSSEASNGWEIEEASTSNNKRPSKNAHNAPSDLIFSTAITAVPSAPPIEQAVIEDGPIHYPSIDIGPLDLSSPTIEDVPTKTKKKEDTNFSSSCVICLDAPTEGACIPCGHMAGCMSCLNEIKAKNWGCPVCRADIVQVVRLYAV is encoded by the exons ATGGGCCAACAACAATCGAAGGATGAGTTACTGTACCAGCAAGTCAATTATTGTAACATCGAGGGAATTAAAGCTCTCCATAGAGATGGCTCTGGACTGGAG TGGGTTGATAGAGATGGGAAAACACCTCTGATTGCCGCTTGCCTGAATTCAGAACTGTACAGTGTTGCTAAGACTTTGATTGAATTAGGTGCTAATGTCAATGCATATCGTCCAG GACTTCATGCAGGGACTCCATTGCATCATGCTGCTAAAAGAGGCCTTGAACAGACTGTTAAGTTACTTCTTTCTCACGGTG CAAATGCATTAATAATGAATGATGGTTGTCAAACTCCCCTTGATGTTGCTAGAGCCAAAGGGCATAACAATGTTGTTCGTGCAATTGAG AATCATATCTGCCTTTTTGCTGGTTGGTTGAGGGAGATTTATGGTCCTGGCTTCCTTGAAGCATTTGTGCCACAACTTCTTTCAAGGAAAGT tTGGGTTGTTGTCTTACCAAATGGCTCTTCCCGCGATCTTTCAAAGCCTTTCAAGTTGGAGCTTGCTATGTACTCCACTGTGCAG GATGCCCAGCCTCGAACTCGTATTCCACTGTGGAAAGCCAATTTAGAAGAGCCAAATTTTAGCGTCGCCGATCCCACAGTGATAATTGTTGATATCTCCAACA aaACACGCATTAAACTTGGATCTGCAAATGTAAGCGACAAACACCAATTGCAGATGTTCTGCAATGCATGCAAGGGCATTCCCCAG GTAATTCATTCTACCCTCCCAATCATTGCTCAAATGCCGATTGCTCCTCCAGCAGCAGTACCTGAAGAAGAAGATAAGGAGTTAGCTATGGCAATTCGTGCTTCCTTACAATCTGCAATGGAAGTAGGACCAGCTCATACCAATACCTCCAATGCATCTTCAAGTAATAATTACAATGGTTGGGATACTTCAACAAATCCTTCTTCAGAAACCTTACAATCTGCAATGGAAGTAGGACCAGCTCATACCAATACCTCCAATGCATCTTCCAGTAATAATTACAATGGTTGGGATACTTCAACAAATCCTTCTTCAGAAGCCAGCAATGGGTGGGAGATTGAGGAAGCTAGCACAAGCAACAACAAAAGGCCGTCTAAAAATGCCCATAACGCCCCCTCAGATCTAATCTTCAGTACGGCTATAACTGCTGTTCCATCTGCCCCGCCAATTGAACAAGCTGTCATAGAGGATGGTCCTATTCACTATCCTTCAATTGATATCGGCCCTCTTGATTTATCTTCACCTACAATAGAGGATGTGCCAACTAAAACTAAGAAAAAAGAAGATACTAATTTCTCTTCATCTTGTGTTATTTGTTTGGATGCCCCAACTGAGGGTGCTTGCATTCCATGTGGTCACATGGCTGGATGCATGTCTTGTTTAAACGAGATTAAAGCAAAGAATTGGGGCTGCCCTGTTTGTCGTGCCGATATTGTCCAGGTTGTGAGGCTTTATGCTGTATGA